The window TTTCTTAAAGGTGGATACATGGAGGAAGGTAAGAAATACAAAACAGACAATGGCACACCGCAAGGTGGAGTTATATCTCCGGTATTAGCCAATGTGTATCTCCATTATGTCCTTGACTTATGGTTTGAGAAAAAGGTTAAGAAACAATGCAAGGGACAGGCATATATAGTAAGGTATGCAGATGATTTTGTGTGCTGTTTTCAATATCAGAGCGAAGCTCAGGAATTCTTCCAATCATTGAAATGTAGATTAAAGAAATTTAACTTGGAAATTTCCGAGGATAAAACCAAAATTATTCCCTTCGGGCGGTTTGCCGAGAAATATGAAAAGCAAAAGGGAAATAGTAAACCAGCAACCTTTGATTTCCTAGGCTTTACACACTATTGTGGGAAAAGTAAACAAGGGAAATTTCGGGTGAAACGGAAATCGAGTAGCAAGAAAGTCCAAGGTAAATTAAAAGAGTCTAAAGAATGGCTGAAGAAGAATAGAAATAGAGATATTCATATGATCATGGATAGATTTCGACGATCGCTTATAGGTTATTACAACTATTATTGCATCACTGATAATACCAAAAATGTTTGCAACTTCAAAGACAAAATCGAGAACTTACTATTTAAATGGCTCAATAGAAGAAGTCAAAGGAAATCCTTTACATGGGATAAATTCAGACTATTTCTTGATAAATATCCACTACCTTCACCAAGAATTAAAGTGAATATATATGATTTAAGAAAAGAGATTAGCTACATTCTGTGAATGATGACTAGGAGGAGCCGTGTGCATTAATAGTGCAAGCACGGTTCTGTGAGGGGATGGAGTACAATTTATCGTAAGGTAGAAAGGCTCCCTTCTACTCGACTCCTTTAATAAGGATTAGCGTCTATTTTCATTTTAGGGCCAGATTGTTGTACAAAACCTTTTAAAAAAATCAGATATTATATTAAAGTTTGAAGGGATTATGAAGATTTGCTCTAACTTACGGGTAAGTAAAACAAGAATTAATAGAAAAGCCAAGAAACTATTTCCTTGACCTTTTCATAATGTACGGTTATTTGCAAAGAATATATCTATGCCTAGAAAATATTCTTTGGAGGTAACGAATTATGACTGAACATTACACTCAACTTACTTCGGCTGAAATAGCTTCAATTTGGACTAGCTATATGAATGATAGTATGTCCAAATGTGTCTTAGGCTATTTTCTGAAAACCGTAGAAGATGAAGAAATAAAAGCTGTTGTTCAATATACATATGACCTTTCAGCTACTCATATCGAAAAATTAACAACCATATTCCAAGAAGAACAGATTCCAACGCCAACAGGATTTACTTATGATAATGATGTGAATTTAAATGCTTCCTGTCTCTTTACAGATCCTTTTATGCTAACCTATTTAAACCATATGGCAAAGCTTGGACTGTTTGGATATAGTGGATTTGTTTCTATGAGTGCTAGAGATGATATAAGAGCATTTTACAGAGAAGGTCTGACAGAAACATCGGAATTGTTTGAGCGCAGTTCAAAAGTTCTTCTTTCAAAAGGATTATTTATTAGGGCTCCTTATATTGCATATCCAACCAAAACGGACTATATAGACAGTAAAAGGTATTTAAGTGGACTTTCTCCTTTTAGCAAACAAAGACCATTAAACGCCGTTGAAATATCACATTTATTCATGAATATTCAAACAAATATTATAGGAAGTAAACTTGCACAAAGTTTTGCCCAAATATCTCCAAGAGAAGATATTCAAAAATGGATGTTAAGGGGAGGAGATATTTCAAAAAAGCATATTCAAATATTTACAAATATCCTTGTTAAAAACGATATACAGGCACCTGCATCATCGGATATTGCAATTACTGACTCAACAACGCCACCATTTTCGGATAAGTTAACCATGTTTCATATGAGCTTTATGAGTGCAGCAGGAACAGGAAATTATGCAACTGCAGCAGCTGCAAGTCAAAGAAGTGACCTTCTTCTAAATTATGAACGATTATCACTTGAAATTGCTCAATTTGCTAAGGATGGGGCAGATATCATGATTAGTAATGAATGGTTAGAACAACCACCAGGAACACTTGATAAAGACAAACTTACAAATAAAAAAGAATTGAATAATTAATACACTTTATAAATAATTTTTGCTGATTTGTAAAAAGTAAGTTTAGTGTTGTATTTAACACTAAACTTAATGTGGAGGGATGTACTTTGAATAATCTTATTCTCGTATTTCAAACTTTACTTTTTATAGCTAGAAAAGTGTTCTTAATAAGTTCAAATAATTTTTGGCTTTTAGCTTATTAAGAACATCTTCTTTTGACATAAGTAATAAGTATTTTTAAAGTAAAATCTACTTCTCATTTGATAAAAGAGTAAGGGCAAGCATATAATATGCTTGCCCTTCAGGCTGTCGAGAAACTCTCGACAGCCTATTATTTTGTTTAATTACTTTAACAATTTACCGCGGTAATATAGTATAATATTCTTATCAAGAATAGGACGGTGAATAGAATGTTCAAACCCAAAAAAGCTGTTCAAAATGAAGCTGAATTTGTTTTTATCGAAGATTTGGTGCCTCAAAATCACCTTTTAAGAAAGGTGGATAAATATATTGATTTTTCATTTGTTGGAGAAAAGGTTCGGCCCTATTACTCAGAAGATAACGGTCGTCCAACTGATCCAATTCTGCTTTTCAAGATGATGTTTATTGGATATTTTTATGGCATTCGTTCGGAACGTCAATTGGAACGAGAAATTCAAACTAACGTTGCTTATCGATGGTTCTTAGGATTGAAGCTAAATGACCCAGTTCCTCATCATTCAACTATCAGTTGGAATCGAAGAACACGTTTTAAGGAAACAAACATCTTTCAAGAAATATTTGATGAAATTGTCCATAAAGCCATAAACCATAAGATGGTTGGTGGGCGTGTTTTATTTTCGGACTCGACTCATCTTAAAGCGAACGCCAATAAGAATAAATTCACTCGTGAGGAAGTTGAAGTGGAAACTCGCGAGTACATAGATGAGCTGAATAAAGCAATTGAGGATGATAGACTAAATCACGGAAAAAAGCTTTAAAAGAACGAGAGGAGGTGACAGAGACAAAAGTGATCCGAAAAAGTACAACGGATCCTGAGTGTGGATTCATGTCCAGGGAAAATAAGCAGGAAATGTTCTGTTATCTGGACCACCGTACAACAGACATGAAGTTTAATATTATAACGGATGCCTACGTAACTCCAGGAAATGTCCATGACTCTGTCCCTTACCTCTCTCGCTTGGACCGTCAAATCGAAAGATTTGGATTAAAAGTAGAAGCAGTCGGATTAGACTCTGGTTTTCTTACAAATCCTATTTGTAAAGGGCTCCATGATCGAAATATTTTTGGGGTTATTGCGCATAGAAGATATCATCCAACTAAAGGTTTATTTCCAAAATGGAAATTTCAATATGACAAAAAAAGAGATCTATATACTTGCCCAAATGAACAGGAATTAGTGTATCGCACGACTACAAGAGAAGGATATCGTGAATATAAGTCAAACCCAAAGAAATGTGCAGAATGTCCTCTGTTGAAGGAATGTACGAGATCAAAAAACAAGACGAAGGTCGTCACCCGACATGTATGGGAAGAATATAAGGAGAAGGTGCG of the Bacillus sp. 1NLA3E genome contains:
- the ltrA gene encoding group II intron reverse transcriptase/maturase; translation: METKLLRIAELTKSNPKMKFTSLAHLLNKQALAQCHHELPNRKATGINGTTKEQYGENLEENIEELVSRLKSKSYRPVPVRRMYIPKLNSNKKRPLGIPEHEDKIVQKGITKILNTIYENDFLDCSFGFRPNRGCHDALKILNFYIEKRSVNYVVDVDIKGFFDNVDHKWMVEFLKLRIADPNLLRIIGRFLKGGYMEEGKKYKTDNGTPQGGVISPVLANVYLHYVLDLWFEKKVKKQCKGQAYIVRYADDFVCCFQYQSEAQEFFQSLKCRLKKFNLEISEDKTKIIPFGRFAEKYEKQKGNSKPATFDFLGFTHYCGKSKQGKFRVKRKSSSKKVQGKLKESKEWLKKNRNRDIHMIMDRFRRSLIGYYNYYCITDNTKNVCNFKDKIENLLFKWLNRRSQRKSFTWDKFRLFLDKYPLPSPRIKVNIYDLRKEISYIL
- a CDS encoding DUF3231 family protein, with the translated sequence MTEHYTQLTSAEIASIWTSYMNDSMSKCVLGYFLKTVEDEEIKAVVQYTYDLSATHIEKLTTIFQEEQIPTPTGFTYDNDVNLNASCLFTDPFMLTYLNHMAKLGLFGYSGFVSMSARDDIRAFYREGLTETSELFERSSKVLLSKGLFIRAPYIAYPTKTDYIDSKRYLSGLSPFSKQRPLNAVEISHLFMNIQTNIIGSKLAQSFAQISPREDIQKWMLRGGDISKKHIQIFTNILVKNDIQAPASSDIAITDSTTPPFSDKLTMFHMSFMSAAGTGNYATAAAASQRSDLLLNYERLSLEIAQFAKDGADIMISNEWLEQPPGTLDKDKLTNKKELNN
- a CDS encoding IS1182 family transposase (programmed frameshift); this encodes MFKPKKAVQNEAEFVFIEDLVPQNHLLRKVDKYIDFSFVGEKVRPYYSEDNGRPTDPILLFKMMFIGYFYGIRSERQLEREIQTNVAYRWFLGLKLNDPVPHHSTISWNRRTRFKETNIFQEIFDEIVHKAINHKMVGGRVLFSDSTHLKANANKNKFTREEVEVETREYIDELNKAIEDDRLNHGKKPLKEREEVTETKVIRKSTTDPECGFMSRENKQEMFCYLDHRTTDMKFNIITDAYVTPGNVHDSVPYLSRLDRQIERFGLKVEAVGLDSGFLTNPICKGLHDRNIFGVIAHRRYHPTKGLFPKWKFQYDKKRDLYTCPNEQELVYRTTTREGYREYKSNPKKCAECPLLKECTRSKNKTKVVTRHVWEEYKEKVRLNRLSKSGKMLYKFRKEKIERSFADSKELHGLRYCRLRGLRNASEQVLLTAACQNMKKIATHLSRLEKVCGNTSS